One window of Ziziphus jujuba cultivar Dongzao chromosome 5, ASM3175591v1 genomic DNA carries:
- the LOC107406472 gene encoding ran-binding protein M homolog isoform X2 encodes MNSVTNDINTTTTTNSKSGQDLGLYFLERSRLGSAQGPCDMDEDEEAPTELNTINSSGGFLVVSPDKLSVKYTNVNLHGHDVGVVQANKQAPVKRLVYYFEIFVKDAGTKGQIAIGFTSESFKMRRQPGWEANSCGYHGDDGLLYRGQGKGEPFGPTYTSGDIVGGGINYATQEFFFTKNGAVVGKVNKDMKGPLFPTIAVHSQNEEVLVNFGQKPFAFDLKDFEAQERMKQQMTIEKISLPTNVSHGIVRSYLLHYGYEDTLNSFDMASKSTVPPIYIAQENGSCEQEDIMYALSQRKTLRQLIRNGEIDAALSKLGDWYPQIVQDDKSATCFLLHCQKFIELVRAGALEEAVKYGRMQLAKFFELPEFEDLVKDCVALLAYQQPQESLVGYLLEESQREVVADMVNAMILSTNPNLKDSNSCLHSYLERLLRQLTACCLERRSLNDDQELPIS; translated from the exons ATGAACTCTGTAACCAACGACATCAACACCACCACCACAACCAACAGCAAGAGTGGCCAAGATCTCGGTCTCTACTTCTTGGAGCGGTCTCGTCTCGGCTCGGCTCAGGGTCCGTGCGACATGGACGAGGATGAGGAAGCTCCAACCGAGCTCAACACCATAAACAGCTCCGGTGGGTTCTTGGTGGTTTCCCCCGATAAGCTCTCGGTGAAGTATACAAACGTCAACCTTCATGGCCACGATGTCGGCGTTGTTCAGGCCAATAAGCAGGCTCCGGTCAAGCGGCTCGTATATTACTTCGAGATTTTTGTCAAGGACGCTGGCACTAAGGGGCAGATTGCCATTGGTTTCACCAGCGAGAGCTTCAAGATGCGGAGGCAGCCCGG ATGGGAAGCAAACAGTTGTGGCTATCATGGGGATGATGGACTACTTTATCGTGGACAGGGAAAGGGGGAACCTTTTGGCCCAACTTACACATCTGGTGATATAGTTGGTGGTGGTATTAACTACGCTACACAGGAATTCTTTTTCAC TAAAAATGGGGCAGTAGTAGGAAAAGTGAACAAGGACATGAAGGGACCCTTATTTCCTACAATTGCCGTTCACAGCCAAAATGAAGA GGTGCTTGTCAACTTTGGACAAAAGCCTTTTGCTTTTGATCTCAAG GATTTTGAAGCACAAGAGAGGATGAAGCAGCAAATGACAATTGAAAAAATTTCTCTACCAACAAATGTCAGTCATGG GATTGTTCGCTCCTACTTGCTACATTATGGATACGAAGACACACTCAATTCATTTGACATGGCTAGTAAAAGCACTGttcctcctatatatatagctcaaGAAAATGGTTCCTGTGAACAGGAGGATATCATGTATGCACTGAGCCAGAGAAAGACTCTTCGACAG CTAATAAGGAATGGGGAGATTGATGCTGCACTTAGCAAACTTGGTGATTGGTATCCCCAGATTGTTCAG GATGATAAATCAGCTACTTGCTTTCTTCTTCACTGTCAAAAGTTTATTGAATTGGTTCGG GCTGGAGCACTAGAGGAAGCTGTGAAATATGGAAGGATGCAATTGGCAAAGTTCTTCGAGCTGCCTGAGTTTGAGGATCTAGTTAAG GATTGTGTTGCTTTGCTGGCATATCAACAACCACAGGAGTCTTTAGTAGGATATCTTCTTGAAGAGTCGCAGCGTGAAGTTGTAGCAGATATGGTTAATGCAATGATCCTGTCAACGAATCCCAACCTGAAAGATTCAAACAGTTGCTTGCACTCGTATCTTGAAAGGCTACTCAGGCAGCTGACTGCTTGCTGTTTGGAGAGAAGATCTTTGAACGACGACCAAG AGTTGCCCATTTCTTAA
- the LOC107406472 gene encoding ran-binding protein M homolog isoform X4, with protein sequence MNSVTNDINTTTTTNSKSGQDLGLYFLERSRLGSAQGPCDMDEDEEAPTELNTINSSGGFLVVSPDKLSVKYTNVNLHGHDVGVVQANKQAPVKRLVYYFEIFVKDAGTKGQIAIGFTSESFKMRRQPGWEANSCGYHGDDGLLYRGQGKGEPFGPTYTSGDIVGGGINYATQEFFFTVLVNFGQKPFAFDLKDFEAQERMKQQMTIEKISLPTNVSHGIVRSYLLHYGYEDTLNSFDMASKSTVPPIYIAQENGSCEQEDIMYALSQRKTLRQLIRNGEIDAALSKLGDWYPQIVQDDKSATCFLLHCQKFIELVRAGALEEAVKYGRMQLAKFFELPEFEDLVKDCVALLAYQQPQESLVGYLLEESQREVVADMVNAMILSTNPNLKDSNSCLHSYLERLLRQLTACCLERRSLNDDQGEAFHLKRVLNSGKKAKC encoded by the exons ATGAACTCTGTAACCAACGACATCAACACCACCACCACAACCAACAGCAAGAGTGGCCAAGATCTCGGTCTCTACTTCTTGGAGCGGTCTCGTCTCGGCTCGGCTCAGGGTCCGTGCGACATGGACGAGGATGAGGAAGCTCCAACCGAGCTCAACACCATAAACAGCTCCGGTGGGTTCTTGGTGGTTTCCCCCGATAAGCTCTCGGTGAAGTATACAAACGTCAACCTTCATGGCCACGATGTCGGCGTTGTTCAGGCCAATAAGCAGGCTCCGGTCAAGCGGCTCGTATATTACTTCGAGATTTTTGTCAAGGACGCTGGCACTAAGGGGCAGATTGCCATTGGTTTCACCAGCGAGAGCTTCAAGATGCGGAGGCAGCCCGG ATGGGAAGCAAACAGTTGTGGCTATCATGGGGATGATGGACTACTTTATCGTGGACAGGGAAAGGGGGAACCTTTTGGCCCAACTTACACATCTGGTGATATAGTTGGTGGTGGTATTAACTACGCTACACAGGAATTCTTTTTCAC GGTGCTTGTCAACTTTGGACAAAAGCCTTTTGCTTTTGATCTCAAG GATTTTGAAGCACAAGAGAGGATGAAGCAGCAAATGACAATTGAAAAAATTTCTCTACCAACAAATGTCAGTCATGG GATTGTTCGCTCCTACTTGCTACATTATGGATACGAAGACACACTCAATTCATTTGACATGGCTAGTAAAAGCACTGttcctcctatatatatagctcaaGAAAATGGTTCCTGTGAACAGGAGGATATCATGTATGCACTGAGCCAGAGAAAGACTCTTCGACAG CTAATAAGGAATGGGGAGATTGATGCTGCACTTAGCAAACTTGGTGATTGGTATCCCCAGATTGTTCAG GATGATAAATCAGCTACTTGCTTTCTTCTTCACTGTCAAAAGTTTATTGAATTGGTTCGG GCTGGAGCACTAGAGGAAGCTGTGAAATATGGAAGGATGCAATTGGCAAAGTTCTTCGAGCTGCCTGAGTTTGAGGATCTAGTTAAG GATTGTGTTGCTTTGCTGGCATATCAACAACCACAGGAGTCTTTAGTAGGATATCTTCTTGAAGAGTCGCAGCGTGAAGTTGTAGCAGATATGGTTAATGCAATGATCCTGTCAACGAATCCCAACCTGAAAGATTCAAACAGTTGCTTGCACTCGTATCTTGAAAGGCTACTCAGGCAGCTGACTGCTTGCTGTTTGGAGAGAAGATCTTTGAACGACGACCAAGGTGAAGCTTTCCATCTTAAAAGAGTACTCAACAGTGGTAAGAAGGCAAAGTGCTAG
- the LOC107406472 gene encoding ran-binding protein M homolog isoform X1, which translates to MNSVTNDINTTTTTNSKSGQDLGLYFLERSRLGSAQGPCDMDEDEEAPTELNTINSSGGFLVVSPDKLSVKYTNVNLHGHDVGVVQANKQAPVKRLVYYFEIFVKDAGTKGQIAIGFTSESFKMRRQPGWEANSCGYHGDDGLLYRGQGKGEPFGPTYTSGDIVGGGINYATQEFFFTKNGAVVGKVNKDMKGPLFPTIAVHSQNEEVLVNFGQKPFAFDLKDFEAQERMKQQMTIEKISLPTNVSHGIVRSYLLHYGYEDTLNSFDMASKSTVPPIYIAQENGSCEQEDIMYALSQRKTLRQLIRNGEIDAALSKLGDWYPQIVQDDKSATCFLLHCQKFIELVRAGALEEAVKYGRMQLAKFFELPEFEDLVKDCVALLAYQQPQESLVGYLLEESQREVVADMVNAMILSTNPNLKDSNSCLHSYLERLLRQLTACCLERRSLNDDQGEAFHLKRVLNSGKKAKC; encoded by the exons ATGAACTCTGTAACCAACGACATCAACACCACCACCACAACCAACAGCAAGAGTGGCCAAGATCTCGGTCTCTACTTCTTGGAGCGGTCTCGTCTCGGCTCGGCTCAGGGTCCGTGCGACATGGACGAGGATGAGGAAGCTCCAACCGAGCTCAACACCATAAACAGCTCCGGTGGGTTCTTGGTGGTTTCCCCCGATAAGCTCTCGGTGAAGTATACAAACGTCAACCTTCATGGCCACGATGTCGGCGTTGTTCAGGCCAATAAGCAGGCTCCGGTCAAGCGGCTCGTATATTACTTCGAGATTTTTGTCAAGGACGCTGGCACTAAGGGGCAGATTGCCATTGGTTTCACCAGCGAGAGCTTCAAGATGCGGAGGCAGCCCGG ATGGGAAGCAAACAGTTGTGGCTATCATGGGGATGATGGACTACTTTATCGTGGACAGGGAAAGGGGGAACCTTTTGGCCCAACTTACACATCTGGTGATATAGTTGGTGGTGGTATTAACTACGCTACACAGGAATTCTTTTTCAC TAAAAATGGGGCAGTAGTAGGAAAAGTGAACAAGGACATGAAGGGACCCTTATTTCCTACAATTGCCGTTCACAGCCAAAATGAAGA GGTGCTTGTCAACTTTGGACAAAAGCCTTTTGCTTTTGATCTCAAG GATTTTGAAGCACAAGAGAGGATGAAGCAGCAAATGACAATTGAAAAAATTTCTCTACCAACAAATGTCAGTCATGG GATTGTTCGCTCCTACTTGCTACATTATGGATACGAAGACACACTCAATTCATTTGACATGGCTAGTAAAAGCACTGttcctcctatatatatagctcaaGAAAATGGTTCCTGTGAACAGGAGGATATCATGTATGCACTGAGCCAGAGAAAGACTCTTCGACAG CTAATAAGGAATGGGGAGATTGATGCTGCACTTAGCAAACTTGGTGATTGGTATCCCCAGATTGTTCAG GATGATAAATCAGCTACTTGCTTTCTTCTTCACTGTCAAAAGTTTATTGAATTGGTTCGG GCTGGAGCACTAGAGGAAGCTGTGAAATATGGAAGGATGCAATTGGCAAAGTTCTTCGAGCTGCCTGAGTTTGAGGATCTAGTTAAG GATTGTGTTGCTTTGCTGGCATATCAACAACCACAGGAGTCTTTAGTAGGATATCTTCTTGAAGAGTCGCAGCGTGAAGTTGTAGCAGATATGGTTAATGCAATGATCCTGTCAACGAATCCCAACCTGAAAGATTCAAACAGTTGCTTGCACTCGTATCTTGAAAGGCTACTCAGGCAGCTGACTGCTTGCTGTTTGGAGAGAAGATCTTTGAACGACGACCAAGGTGAAGCTTTCCATCTTAAAAGAGTACTCAACAGTGGTAAGAAGGCAAAGTGCTAG
- the LOC107406469 gene encoding transcription factor MYB1, with amino-acid sequence MEEEGQERCLGVRKGAWTQEEDDLLKHCVNKYGEGKWNKVPQRAGLNRCGRSCRTRWLNYLKPDVNNGEFMEDEVDLLIRLHKLLGNRWSIIAGRLPGRTANCVKNYWNTHLRKKVGDDEEHLKDNDTPKMIQMKSNIYKPRPWKFSKHFHWGSNINNPTNIQPRKTSLILEETQWYGEELPPNFCIEDLEHFDEAHQDQTDYWEDSKGLDPRGLFNAENEP; translated from the exons ATGGAAGAAGAAGGACAAGAACGTTGTTTAGGTGTCAGAAAAGGAGCATGGACTCAAGAGGAAGATGATCTTCTAAAGCATTGCGTAAACAAATATGGAGAAGGAAAATGGAATAAAGTACCTCAAAGAGCTG GTCTAAATAGATGCGGAAGAAGTTGTAGAACAAGGTGGCTAAATTATCTGAAACCAGATGTGAATAATGGGGAATTCATGGAAGATGAAGTTGATCTGCTTATTAGACTTCATAAGCTTTTAGGCAACAG ATGGTCAATAATTGCTGGTAGACTTCCGGGAAGAACAGCAAATTGTGTGAAGAACTATTGGAATACTCACCTACGGAAAAAGGTTGGTGATGATGAAGAACACTTGAAAGATAATGATACCCCAAAAATGATACAAATGAAGTCCAACATATACAAACCTCGAccttggaaattttcaaaacattttcaTTGGGGAAGCAACATTAATAACCCTACGAATATTCAACCACGAAAGACATCTCTAATTTTGGAAGAGACTCAATGGTATGGAGAAGAGCTTCCCCCAAATTTTTGCATTGAAGATCTTGAACATTTTGATGAAGCCCACCAGGATCAAACTGATTATTGGGAAGACTCGAAGGGTTTGGACCCTAGGGGCCTTTTCAATGCAGAGAATGAACCATAA
- the LOC107406472 gene encoding ran-binding protein M homolog isoform X3, whose protein sequence is MNSVTNDINTTTTTNSKSGQDLGLYFLERSRLGSAQGPCDMDEDEEAPTELNTINSSGGFLVVSPDKLSVKYTNVNLHGHDVGVVQANKQAPVKRLVYYFEIFVKDAGTKGQIAIGFTSESFKMRRQPGWEANSCGYHGDDGLLYRGQGKGEPFGPTYTSGDIVGGGINYATQEFFFTKNGAVVGKVNKDMKGPLFPTIAVHSQNEEVLVNFGQKPFAFDLKDFEAQERMKQQMTIEKISLPTNVSHGIVRSYLLHYGYEDTLNSFDMASKSTVPPIYIAQENGSCEQEDIMYALSQRKTLRQDDKSATCFLLHCQKFIELVRAGALEEAVKYGRMQLAKFFELPEFEDLVKDCVALLAYQQPQESLVGYLLEESQREVVADMVNAMILSTNPNLKDSNSCLHSYLERLLRQLTACCLERRSLNDDQGEAFHLKRVLNSGKKAKC, encoded by the exons ATGAACTCTGTAACCAACGACATCAACACCACCACCACAACCAACAGCAAGAGTGGCCAAGATCTCGGTCTCTACTTCTTGGAGCGGTCTCGTCTCGGCTCGGCTCAGGGTCCGTGCGACATGGACGAGGATGAGGAAGCTCCAACCGAGCTCAACACCATAAACAGCTCCGGTGGGTTCTTGGTGGTTTCCCCCGATAAGCTCTCGGTGAAGTATACAAACGTCAACCTTCATGGCCACGATGTCGGCGTTGTTCAGGCCAATAAGCAGGCTCCGGTCAAGCGGCTCGTATATTACTTCGAGATTTTTGTCAAGGACGCTGGCACTAAGGGGCAGATTGCCATTGGTTTCACCAGCGAGAGCTTCAAGATGCGGAGGCAGCCCGG ATGGGAAGCAAACAGTTGTGGCTATCATGGGGATGATGGACTACTTTATCGTGGACAGGGAAAGGGGGAACCTTTTGGCCCAACTTACACATCTGGTGATATAGTTGGTGGTGGTATTAACTACGCTACACAGGAATTCTTTTTCAC TAAAAATGGGGCAGTAGTAGGAAAAGTGAACAAGGACATGAAGGGACCCTTATTTCCTACAATTGCCGTTCACAGCCAAAATGAAGA GGTGCTTGTCAACTTTGGACAAAAGCCTTTTGCTTTTGATCTCAAG GATTTTGAAGCACAAGAGAGGATGAAGCAGCAAATGACAATTGAAAAAATTTCTCTACCAACAAATGTCAGTCATGG GATTGTTCGCTCCTACTTGCTACATTATGGATACGAAGACACACTCAATTCATTTGACATGGCTAGTAAAAGCACTGttcctcctatatatatagctcaaGAAAATGGTTCCTGTGAACAGGAGGATATCATGTATGCACTGAGCCAGAGAAAGACTCTTCGACAG GATGATAAATCAGCTACTTGCTTTCTTCTTCACTGTCAAAAGTTTATTGAATTGGTTCGG GCTGGAGCACTAGAGGAAGCTGTGAAATATGGAAGGATGCAATTGGCAAAGTTCTTCGAGCTGCCTGAGTTTGAGGATCTAGTTAAG GATTGTGTTGCTTTGCTGGCATATCAACAACCACAGGAGTCTTTAGTAGGATATCTTCTTGAAGAGTCGCAGCGTGAAGTTGTAGCAGATATGGTTAATGCAATGATCCTGTCAACGAATCCCAACCTGAAAGATTCAAACAGTTGCTTGCACTCGTATCTTGAAAGGCTACTCAGGCAGCTGACTGCTTGCTGTTTGGAGAGAAGATCTTTGAACGACGACCAAGGTGAAGCTTTCCATCTTAAAAGAGTACTCAACAGTGGTAAGAAGGCAAAGTGCTAG